In one Pseudodesulfovibrio tunisiensis genomic region, the following are encoded:
- a CDS encoding IclR family transcriptional regulator, with the protein MSESEKKYYTIGAIVKACSVVEMLSTRKSWDLSGLCRAVGLPKTTVHRILLTLEDLGFVLQEQERGEYALSYKIFSLGSRVVNHSNIVDFARSHCRDLLRKVNETVNLCVVSGTDMLIIDKQVATQSLRQDSLVGSSYPLFHSASGKVVLAFLEDDEREKLLARIKRENFEVTEQDVEALRQESLEIRKTGLGHDYEEVYQGVRCIAAPIFDFQDRIIATLSVSVPTIRLDDKSRVRIERELLIAAERISSRVGSFHPLFRLVERRVEG; encoded by the coding sequence ATGTCTGAGTCTGAAAAGAAGTACTATACGATCGGAGCCATCGTGAAGGCCTGTTCCGTGGTGGAGATGCTTTCCACGAGAAAATCCTGGGACCTTTCCGGCCTGTGCCGTGCAGTGGGGCTGCCCAAGACAACGGTGCATCGCATCCTGCTGACTCTTGAAGACCTCGGTTTTGTCCTGCAGGAACAGGAGCGGGGCGAATATGCGCTTTCATACAAGATATTCTCTCTCGGCAGTCGGGTTGTGAATCATTCCAATATCGTGGACTTTGCCCGGAGCCACTGCCGCGACCTGTTGCGGAAGGTCAATGAAACCGTGAACCTGTGCGTTGTATCCGGGACGGACATGCTGATTATCGACAAGCAGGTCGCCACCCAGTCCCTTCGGCAGGATTCTCTGGTCGGCAGCTCGTATCCGCTGTTTCATTCCGCGTCCGGCAAAGTGGTGCTTGCATTTCTCGAGGATGATGAACGGGAAAAGCTGCTTGCGCGGATCAAACGGGAGAATTTCGAGGTGACCGAACAGGATGTGGAAGCCCTGCGTCAGGAATCGTTGGAGATTCGGAAGACCGGACTGGGGCACGACTACGAGGAAGTGTATCAGGGGGTCCGGTGTATTGCTGCGCCCATTTTCGATTTTCAGGATCGAATCATTGCCACGCTCAGTGTTTCGGTTCCCACGATACGGCTTGACGACAAGAGCCGCGTCCGTATTGAGCGGGAACTGCTGATTGCCGCAGAACGGATATCCTCGCGCGTGGGGTCGTTTCATCCCCTTTTCCGCTTGGTGGAGAGGAGGGTGGAAGGCTGA
- a CDS encoding methyltransferase family protein produces the protein MKISTPVTECQSDSPGVVVMPPLAFKVSLLAGICLEGVWPWPFDVCSMTGHIAAGAFVAFLGFAFMMWGYGLFRKLGVGVPTNTPSSVLVRGGAYRYSRNPMYVGFIVILAGIGFAAGSVWLLLTVVPMWAYLQWFVIPREEAYLQRTFGQEYIEFCRAVRRWL, from the coding sequence ATGAAAATCTCGACGCCAGTTACCGAGTGCCAGTCCGATTCTCCGGGCGTGGTTGTTATGCCTCCCCTGGCCTTCAAGGTCTCCCTGCTTGCGGGGATTTGTCTGGAAGGGGTGTGGCCGTGGCCATTTGATGTGTGCAGCATGACAGGGCACATCGCAGCAGGTGCATTCGTGGCATTTCTCGGTTTTGCCTTCATGATGTGGGGATACGGGCTTTTCAGGAAGCTGGGCGTGGGGGTGCCCACCAATACGCCTTCGTCCGTTCTGGTCCGTGGCGGTGCCTATCGATACAGCCGCAACCCCATGTATGTCGGGTTCATTGTCATTCTGGCCGGGATCGGTTTTGCCGCAGGCAGTGTCTGGCTGCTGCTGACCGTCGTGCCCATGTGGGCATATCTGCAATGGTTTGTCATTCCCCGGGAGGAAGCGTATCTGCAAAGAACATTCGGTCAGGAATATATCGAGTTTTGCCGAGCCGTGCGGAGGTGGTTGTAG
- a CDS encoding MarR family winged helix-turn-helix transcriptional regulator, protein MTKSERFATGESLHALFKRVFALHAALTEVQDSVHEQAGMRTSQIKMADRLQRFGPATVPDLAAALGVSRQYVQTVCNELHDAALLTFEDNPRHKRSKLMALTDSGCRVLAEARAREAGIIRELLPDLDDAAVSEATELLAEIVKRIRHV, encoded by the coding sequence ATGACGAAGTCCGAACGGTTTGCAACGGGTGAATCCCTGCATGCCCTTTTCAAGAGGGTTTTCGCCCTGCACGCCGCATTGACCGAGGTACAGGATTCCGTGCACGAACAGGCCGGAATGCGTACTTCGCAGATCAAGATGGCGGACCGCCTGCAACGGTTCGGCCCGGCAACCGTGCCGGATCTGGCGGCAGCCCTCGGGGTTTCCCGGCAGTATGTGCAGACCGTCTGCAATGAACTGCATGACGCAGCCCTGTTGACCTTTGAGGACAATCCGCGCCACAAGCGTTCCAAATTGATGGCGCTGACCGATTCCGGTTGCCGTGTTCTGGCCGAGGCCCGGGCAAGGGAGGCGGGGATCATCCGGGAACTGTTGCCCGATCTGGATGATGCTGCGGTCTCCGAGGCAACGGAGCTGCTGGCGGAAATCGTGAAACGAATCCGTCATGTCTGA
- a CDS encoding methyltransferase family protein encodes MSFRCGLLVKALISVIVPLAVMGMGWLTGGGAFSGFCVEYSRLALLFLTAAMFFAIPFALKRVVNFASRNNARNKPQDWMVIGATALSFVLGFVSPMTDAAGVGVLPGGEVVRWAGVLLYAAGGIFMIWGPLHLGRQFSMYVTLQENHELVTSGPFSFLRHPRYAGCLYWGFALPMVFLSGPGMLVAVVYAAFFLWRIHGEERMLEEHFKDRWVAYAARTKRLIPFVY; translated from the coding sequence ATGTCTTTTCGTTGCGGATTGCTGGTCAAGGCGTTGATTTCCGTCATTGTTCCCCTTGCTGTCATGGGAATGGGGTGGTTGACTGGCGGCGGCGCTTTCAGCGGATTTTGCGTCGAGTACAGCCGATTGGCATTGCTGTTTCTGACGGCAGCCATGTTTTTCGCCATACCGTTTGCCTTGAAGCGGGTCGTCAATTTTGCCAGCAGGAACAATGCGCGCAACAAGCCGCAGGATTGGATGGTGATTGGTGCCACGGCGCTGAGCTTTGTCCTCGGATTTGTCAGCCCCATGACCGATGCGGCAGGGGTGGGTGTGCTGCCCGGAGGTGAGGTCGTGCGTTGGGCCGGGGTGCTTCTGTATGCTGCCGGCGGGATTTTCATGATCTGGGGTCCGCTGCATCTCGGCAGGCAGTTCAGCATGTATGTCACCCTTCAGGAAAACCACGAGCTGGTCACGTCCGGCCCCTTTTCCTTCCTGCGGCATCCCCGCTACGCAGGGTGCCTGTACTGGGGCTTTGCCCTGCCCATGGTTTTCCTTTCCGGTCCGGGAATGCTTGTCGCTGTCGTCTATGCCGCTTTCTTCCTTTGGCGGATTCATGGTGAGGAGCGGATGCTTGAGGAACATTTCAAGGATCGTTGGGTGGCCTATGCCGCCAGAACCAAAAGGTTGATCCCCTTCGTGTATTAG
- a CDS encoding class I SAM-dependent methyltransferase has protein sequence MKAGNCRSRGPTSYGMQDSMLVFGKLGLKPGDTFLDLGCGPGDYSVHAAEEVGPAGRVLFMDRDASAVERLVQRAESLDLTNMVPVVHDMSESLPLDDDACDVCLTATVLHAVNLGRHGPALFAEIRRVLGPSGTYAVLECKKQDKPWGPPLHVRLSPEEVETAVLPAGFRRVGHVDLGVNYLLLFAPA, from the coding sequence ATGAAGGCAGGGAATTGTCGCAGTCGAGGGCCGACCAGTTACGGGATGCAGGATTCGATGCTGGTCTTCGGGAAACTCGGATTGAAACCGGGAGATACGTTTCTGGACCTTGGATGCGGCCCCGGTGACTATTCCGTGCACGCCGCGGAAGAGGTGGGACCTGCTGGACGGGTTCTCTTCATGGACCGGGATGCCTCGGCTGTCGAACGTCTGGTTCAGCGTGCCGAGTCGCTGGATTTGACCAACATGGTTCCCGTGGTCCACGACATGAGCGAGTCGCTGCCTCTGGATGACGATGCATGCGATGTCTGCCTGACGGCCACGGTGCTGCACGCCGTGAATTTGGGCCGCCATGGGCCGGCGCTGTTTGCTGAAATTCGTCGCGTGCTGGGTCCTTCGGGAACGTATGCCGTACTGGAATGCAAAAAGCAGGACAAGCCATGGGGGCCGCCCCTGCATGTCCGGCTTTCGCCCGAGGAGGTCGAGACTGCGGTCCTGCCTGCCGGGTTTCGGCGTGTCGGGCATGTTGATCTCGGCGTCAACTATCTGCTCCTGTTTGCTCCGGCATAG
- a CDS encoding aryl-sulfate sulfotransferase, with protein MKCVLRLAATAMLLAALAVNAWAWPSVYPTGTTVYDPESSFNGYTLYAPMDGARGATDFYSKPGKANLVDMNGNVVHEWKLPFPPGLHVELLPNGHLLATGRTDRMEPKDRFPVKYDLDGIAGWIYELDWDGNIVFKYYDQGMHHDFEKLKNGNYLFVSFELLPKDVVKKVRGGLNGTELPGGNMSSDKLVEVTPEGKVVWEWHAYKHLDFDIDILGPIHPRVEWQHINDIDERANGDLVFSARHLDCVFVLDRKTGKIKSRFGNVAYLDKKSGDLKFHNVGGMLVHSKNATIGGPHDAHEIAPGLPGAGNIMVYDNGMYTNTSRALEFNAETGKVVWESTDFKIGRRHFSSFISGAQRLPNGNTMICSGANGRFFETTPDNKIVWEYVNPHKTNNLFAYTVFRAHRYAPDYCKQFNALSPARGEAVVPPSVSSYRVDGMTGFADESSDMDEEEEDGPTMHAY; from the coding sequence ATGAAATGCGTACTCAGGCTTGCAGCAACCGCGATGCTGCTTGCCGCCCTGGCCGTGAATGCCTGGGCCTGGCCCTCGGTGTATCCCACGGGAACCACCGTTTATGACCCGGAAAGTTCCTTCAACGGTTACACCCTGTACGCGCCCATGGACGGCGCCCGGGGAGCCACCGACTTCTACTCCAAACCCGGCAAGGCCAATCTTGTGGACATGAACGGCAACGTGGTCCACGAATGGAAGCTGCCCTTCCCTCCGGGCCTGCACGTCGAGCTGCTGCCCAACGGCCATCTGCTGGCCACTGGCCGCACCGATCGCATGGAGCCCAAGGATCGCTTTCCGGTCAAGTACGATCTGGACGGCATTGCCGGCTGGATCTACGAACTGGACTGGGACGGCAACATCGTCTTCAAGTACTATGATCAGGGCATGCATCACGACTTCGAAAAGCTGAAGAACGGCAACTACCTGTTCGTCTCCTTCGAGCTGCTGCCCAAGGACGTGGTCAAAAAGGTCCGCGGCGGCCTGAACGGCACGGAACTGCCCGGCGGCAACATGTCCTCTGACAAGCTCGTCGAGGTCACCCCCGAAGGCAAGGTTGTCTGGGAATGGCACGCCTACAAGCATCTGGACTTCGACATCGACATTCTCGGCCCGATCCATCCTCGCGTGGAATGGCAGCACATCAACGACATTGATGAACGCGCCAACGGCGATCTGGTCTTCTCGGCCCGGCATCTGGACTGCGTGTTCGTTCTCGATCGCAAGACCGGCAAGATCAAGTCCCGCTTCGGCAACGTGGCCTATCTGGACAAGAAGTCCGGCGACCTGAAGTTCCACAATGTGGGCGGCATGCTCGTGCACAGCAAGAACGCCACCATCGGCGGCCCGCACGACGCCCATGAAATCGCTCCGGGCCTGCCCGGCGCCGGCAACATCATGGTGTACGACAACGGCATGTACACCAACACTTCCCGCGCTCTGGAGTTCAACGCGGAAACCGGCAAGGTTGTCTGGGAGTCCACGGACTTCAAGATCGGCCGCCGCCACTTCTCCAGCTTCATCAGCGGAGCCCAGCGCCTGCCCAACGGCAACACCATGATCTGCTCCGGCGCCAACGGCAGGTTCTTCGAGACCACCCCGGACAACAAGATCGTGTGGGAATACGTGAATCCGCACAAGACCAACAACCTGTTCGCCTACACCGTGTTCCGCGCACACCGCTACGCTCCGGACTACTGCAAGCAGTTCAATGCCCTGAGCCCGGCCAGGGGCGAGGCTGTCGTGCCGCCCTCCGTGTCCTCCTACCGTGTCGACGGCATGACCGGCTTTGCCGACGAAAGCAGCGACATGGACGAGGAAGAGGAAGACGGCCCGACCATGCACGCCTACTAG
- a CDS encoding OprD family outer membrane porin, translated as MNLRRLVLAALFVFGFCATAQAADTLVEALVQGQGHGEIRFRDFQSNFEEDTARNAKDSAIGGLLYYQTAPLHNISAGVAVRGALDMGNSKSDRSYQMLPVNSENMRLGYAAMQEYWVKGEWAKTAIKLGAQGVTTPWLKTHEIRLLPKSYMGVTVDSRYFDNLRIQAMHLTDVLGWTDSHFHSVSKSYGNRPMEADRGVSIVGAEWTPVEGLLVKGYEYAFWDMFNNAYARVKYSHPLNDTVTAYGDLRYLYQNSIGDELVGECDSYMAGGILGMQAYGFDLQLQYAKIGDDTIKTRWGSEYIILQQVYKSFRAEDDCYGVQLGYDFSKLGLDGLSALAYYAYYDAPETGKNASFDLDELDFEVKYTFSGALEGWDVRVAHAFINGDNKHGGSKADAQDTRIYVNYKFDFDFNGLIED; from the coding sequence ATGAATTTGAGAAGACTGGTTTTGGCTGCGCTGTTCGTGTTCGGATTTTGCGCGACGGCTCAGGCTGCCGACACCCTGGTCGAGGCACTGGTTCAGGGACAGGGACACGGAGAAATACGGTTCCGTGATTTCCAGAGTAATTTCGAGGAAGATACCGCACGCAATGCCAAGGATTCGGCAATCGGCGGACTTCTGTATTATCAGACCGCGCCGCTGCACAACATCAGCGCGGGCGTGGCTGTTCGTGGCGCGCTGGACATGGGCAACAGCAAGAGCGACCGCTCCTACCAGATGCTGCCCGTCAACAGCGAGAACATGCGTCTGGGCTACGCCGCCATGCAGGAATACTGGGTCAAGGGCGAATGGGCAAAGACCGCCATCAAGCTGGGGGCTCAGGGCGTTACCACCCCGTGGCTGAAAACCCATGAAATCCGTTTGCTGCCCAAGTCCTACATGGGCGTGACCGTGGACAGCCGCTACTTCGACAATCTGCGCATTCAGGCCATGCATCTGACCGACGTTCTGGGCTGGACGGACAGCCATTTCCATTCCGTTTCCAAGAGCTACGGGAATCGGCCCATGGAAGCCGATCGCGGCGTGTCCATTGTGGGCGCGGAATGGACTCCGGTCGAGGGTCTGCTGGTCAAGGGTTATGAATATGCCTTCTGGGACATGTTCAACAATGCCTATGCCCGCGTGAAGTACAGCCATCCCCTGAACGACACCGTCACCGCCTACGGCGACCTCCGCTACCTGTATCAGAACTCCATCGGCGACGAGCTTGTCGGCGAGTGCGATTCCTACATGGCTGGCGGCATTCTCGGCATGCAGGCGTACGGATTCGATCTCCAGTTGCAGTACGCCAAGATCGGCGACGATACCATCAAGACCCGTTGGGGTTCCGAGTACATCATCCTGCAGCAGGTCTACAAGAGCTTCCGCGCCGAGGACGACTGCTACGGCGTGCAGCTCGGTTACGATTTCTCCAAGCTGGGGCTGGACGGCCTGAGCGCGCTTGCCTATTACGCCTACTATGATGCTCCGGAGACCGGAAAGAATGCGTCCTTCGACCTCGACGAACTGGATTTCGAAGTCAAGTACACGTTCTCCGGCGCGCTGGAAGGCTGGGACGTCAGAGTCGCGCATGCCTTCATCAATGGCGACAACAAGCACGGCGGCTCCAAGGCTGACGCGCAGGACACCCGCATTTACGTGAACTACAAGTTCGACTTCGATTTCAACGGGTTGATCGAGGATTGA
- a CDS encoding ComEA family DNA-binding protein yields the protein MKKTILSICLAALCLLFAATAFAGEGIVSFNTANIEEIMSIEDVDIPESLAQAIVDYRTANGPFKKAEDMIKVPGMTQDFIEELNPQVIDGDVVFDPDAEPALAPSKC from the coding sequence ATGAAGAAAACCATCCTCTCCATCTGCCTGGCAGCCCTCTGCCTGCTGTTCGCCGCCACCGCATTCGCCGGGGAAGGCATTGTCAGCTTCAACACTGCGAACATTGAAGAGATCATGAGCATCGAGGACGTGGACATCCCCGAATCCCTGGCTCAGGCCATCGTGGACTATCGCACCGCCAACGGTCCTTTCAAAAAGGCCGAGGACATGATCAAGGTCCCCGGCATGACGCAGGATTTCATCGAGGAACTCAATCCTCAGGTCATTGACGGCGACGTGGTCTTCGACCCGGACGCGGAACCGGCTCTGGCCCCTTCCAAGTGCTAA
- a CDS encoding aryl-sulfate sulfotransferase: MNRRDFLAGAAALTATALVSPMEAMSFPTVFPHGTTIYKPGKCWNGYTVFGTEVEAEGTVLIDMNGNVVKQWTDICQAEHPPKLLKGGYLAGAKRPAHDRKGRVWGDEHSTDLVVVDWNGKVVRKLPSAGMHHDYQFEGSPTGYHAPGMPVDNFKGKMLVLSHKFTHNAKITDKQLYDDYIVEVDKNGKVIWEWLASDHFDEMHFPPEFRKTMRKYPTYSMTRTPGMKGGDWIHVNAASYLGPNKWWDEDPAKYKVFNPENIIISNRQTNTSCIIDKKTGKIVWQIGPYYYRDSIWEFNGKRYKKAYRKLGQIIGQHHTHMIPKGLPGEGNIMVYDNGGYAGYGPRNPGAPYGWSNARRDYSRVIEFDPRTLKVVWEHSAKQMGMRNKYEFYSDYVSSAQRLPNGNTMITNGAVGQFQEVTPEHEIVWEYISPYYNKKGKYNLVYRAMRVPYDYVPQLKHPREKAVTPPENTTFRIKAD, from the coding sequence ATGAACAGACGAGACTTTCTTGCCGGCGCAGCGGCTCTGACCGCCACCGCCCTGGTTTCCCCCATGGAAGCCATGTCCTTCCCCACGGTGTTCCCCCACGGCACCACCATCTACAAGCCGGGGAAATGCTGGAACGGCTACACCGTGTTCGGTACCGAGGTCGAGGCTGAAGGCACCGTGCTCATCGACATGAACGGCAACGTGGTCAAGCAGTGGACCGATATCTGTCAGGCAGAGCATCCGCCCAAGCTGCTCAAGGGCGGCTACCTTGCTGGCGCAAAGCGTCCCGCCCACGACAGAAAGGGCCGCGTGTGGGGCGACGAGCATTCCACGGATCTGGTGGTTGTGGACTGGAACGGCAAGGTCGTGCGCAAACTCCCCAGCGCGGGCATGCATCACGATTACCAGTTCGAAGGCAGCCCCACGGGCTATCACGCTCCGGGCATGCCCGTGGACAATTTCAAGGGCAAGATGCTCGTGCTGTCCCACAAATTCACGCACAATGCCAAGATCACCGACAAGCAGCTCTACGACGATTACATCGTGGAAGTGGACAAGAACGGCAAGGTGATCTGGGAATGGCTGGCCTCCGATCATTTCGACGAGATGCATTTTCCGCCGGAATTCAGGAAGACCATGCGCAAGTACCCCACCTACTCCATGACCCGCACCCCGGGCATGAAGGGCGGCGACTGGATTCACGTGAACGCGGCTTCCTATCTCGGCCCCAACAAGTGGTGGGACGAGGACCCGGCCAAGTACAAGGTCTTCAACCCCGAAAACATCATCATCTCCAACCGCCAGACCAACACGAGCTGCATCATCGACAAGAAGACCGGCAAGATCGTGTGGCAGATCGGCCCCTACTATTACAGGGACTCCATCTGGGAATTCAACGGCAAGCGCTACAAGAAGGCGTACCGCAAGCTGGGCCAGATCATCGGCCAGCACCATACCCACATGATCCCCAAGGGACTGCCCGGCGAAGGCAACATCATGGTGTACGACAACGGCGGCTACGCAGGCTACGGCCCGCGCAACCCCGGCGCGCCCTACGGCTGGTCCAACGCCCGCCGCGACTACTCCCGTGTCATCGAATTCGATCCGCGTACCCTCAAGGTGGTCTGGGAACACTCGGCCAAGCAGATGGGCATGCGCAACAAGTACGAATTCTACTCCGACTACGTGAGCTCGGCGCAGCGTCTGCCCAACGGCAATACCATGATCACCAACGGTGCCGTGGGTCAGTTTCAGGAAGTCACCCCGGAGCATGAAATCGTGTGGGAATACATCAGCCCCTATTACAACAAGAAGGGCAAGTACAATCTGGTGTACCGCGCCATGCGCGTTCCCTACGACTACGTGCCCCAACTCAAGCACCCCAGGGAAAAGGCGGTCACCCCTCCGGAAAACACCACGTTCCGGATCAAGGCCGACTAA
- a CDS encoding sigma-54-dependent transcriptional regulator, whose product MPQKILVVDDEQDMLAILKRSLSRQGHTVHTASSGDEAWKAISETMYDLVISDLAMQPMGGLELLKQIRTIDSILPVIIMTGVGSIQTAVEAIKLGAYHYITKPFKTQELILLANRAIEHGQLHRKLETFNSLEERKDSEFMVVGHNSVIQQMMNTIDKVSASDAPILIQGETGTGKSLFAKGIHKASDRKDRPFYTIDCGALAEHLLESELFGHVKGAFTGAICAKRGLLEEAQGGTIFLDEIGELTPSTQVKLLRAIQEKEIKPVGGNKPISIDVRFLSATSRNLDEGVESGEFRKDLYYRLAVIPLQLPPLRERQEDIMLFVDHFIRKFNTRYNKKVTEVSPGAVQMLMDSPWKGNIRELENVIERAVLLTDDQTITLDSLCSHARAFSDPDTAANQTMPLKKAVERAEAQAIRSALAAADGNRSKAAQILGIGRRTLYDKIDAYNI is encoded by the coding sequence ATGCCGCAGAAAATACTTGTGGTGGACGACGAGCAGGACATGCTCGCCATCCTGAAACGCTCCCTGAGCCGACAAGGCCATACCGTGCATACCGCCTCTTCCGGCGACGAAGCATGGAAAGCCATTTCCGAGACCATGTACGATCTGGTCATCAGCGATCTGGCCATGCAGCCCATGGGCGGGCTGGAACTGCTCAAGCAGATCCGCACCATCGACAGCATCCTGCCCGTGATCATCATGACCGGCGTGGGGTCCATCCAGACCGCGGTGGAAGCCATCAAGCTCGGGGCGTATCACTACATAACCAAGCCGTTCAAGACGCAGGAACTCATCCTGCTGGCCAATCGGGCCATCGAGCACGGCCAGTTGCACCGAAAACTGGAGACCTTCAATTCCCTTGAGGAACGCAAGGACTCGGAATTCATGGTTGTCGGCCACAATTCCGTCATCCAGCAGATGATGAACACCATTGACAAGGTGTCCGCCTCGGATGCGCCCATCCTGATCCAGGGCGAAACCGGAACCGGAAAATCCCTGTTTGCCAAGGGCATCCACAAGGCGAGCGACCGCAAGGATCGCCCCTTCTACACCATCGATTGCGGCGCACTGGCCGAACATCTGCTGGAAAGCGAGCTCTTCGGCCACGTCAAGGGCGCGTTCACCGGAGCCATCTGCGCCAAGCGCGGACTGCTGGAAGAAGCTCAGGGCGGAACCATCTTTCTGGACGAAATCGGTGAACTCACCCCGTCCACGCAGGTCAAGCTGCTGCGCGCCATTCAGGAAAAGGAAATCAAGCCCGTCGGCGGCAACAAGCCCATTTCCATTGACGTGCGCTTCCTTTCCGCGACCAGCCGCAATCTGGATGAAGGCGTGGAATCCGGCGAATTCCGCAAGGACCTCTACTACCGTCTGGCAGTGATCCCCCTCCAGTTGCCCCCGCTGCGGGAACGGCAGGAGGACATCATGCTGTTCGTGGACCACTTCATTCGCAAGTTCAACACCCGGTACAACAAGAAGGTCACGGAAGTCTCCCCCGGAGCCGTGCAGATGCTCATGGACTCCCCATGGAAGGGCAACATCCGGGAACTGGAAAACGTGATCGAACGCGCCGTGCTGCTGACCGACGACCAGACCATCACACTCGACTCCCTGTGTTCTCACGCCCGCGCCTTTTCCGATCCGGACACCGCCGCGAATCAGACCATGCCCCTGAAAAAGGCCGTGGAACGCGCCGAAGCGCAGGCCATCCGCAGCGCTCTGGCCGCAGCAGACGGCAATCGCTCCAAGGCGGCACAGATACTGGGAATCGGCAGACGCACGCTCTACGACAAGATCGACGCATACAACATCTAG